The following are from one region of the Corylus avellana chromosome ca1, CavTom2PMs-1.0 genome:
- the LOC132175635 gene encoding 3-ketoacyl-CoA synthase 7, protein MAAMLFRNSSLTNLSIIRQSPIPMTHFLAATTLIIIAVIYFTFRSNSVYLVDFSCYLPPEYLRAPHSHFHEHFDAVGAFDTESLDFLIKVLERSGIGVEASEPLSLHEIPAAPSFSRSLEETKEVLFTVVEELLSKHNLNPKSIDILVSNCSLFCPTPSIPSLIVNKFGFRSNIKTVSLSGMGCSAGMLSISLVKDLLKVHKNSVALVLSMEAVTPNGYIGNVKSMLIANVLFRMGGAAVLLSNRKQDKQKAKYKLQNLVRTHMGSNDKAYHSVFQKPDDAGHVGVSLSRGLLHVAANALRTNILELGPQVLPYSEQLRYGWSVIRQKIWGRKKVYVPNFKRAFEHFCIHAGGKAVIDGIEENLRLGKEDGEASRMTLYRFGNTSSSSLWYELCYLEAKGRVKKGDRVWQIAFGSGFKCNSAVWKCISDLDPTVRNPWSDIIHLYPVQIPEVFDR, encoded by the coding sequence ATGGCGGCCATGCTATTCAGAAATTCATCTCTTACAAACCTATCTATTATAAGACAATCTCCAATCCCCATGACCCATTTCTTAGCTGCAACAACACTAATCATTATTgcagttatctatttcacttTCAGATCCAATTCTGTTTACCTTGTTGACTTCTCCTGTTATCTACCCCCTGAGTACTTGCGAGCTCCACATTCCCATTTCCATGAACACTTTGATGCAGTTGGAGCATTTGACACAGAAAGTCTGGACTTTCTGATAAAAGTATTGGAAAGATCAGGCATTGGAGTTGAGGCTAGCGAACCTCTTTCACTGCATGAGATCCCGGCTGCTCCTTCCTTCAGCAGATCTCTAGAGGAAACTAAAGAGGTTTTGTTCACCGTCGTCGAAGAACTTCTTTCCAAGCACAACTTAAACCCTAAGAGCATCGACATCCTCGTATCCAACTGCAGCCTCTTCTGCCCTACCCCGTCTATCCCGTCATTGATCGTAAACAAGTTCGGATTCAGGAGCAACATAAAGACAGTCAGCCTCAGCGGAATGGGTTGCAGTGCTGGGATGTTATCAATAAGTCTGGTTAAAGATCTTCTAAAAGTTCACAAAAATTCAGTAGCTTTAGTTCTCAGCATGGAAGCTGTGACTCCCAATGGTTATATAGGTAATGTCAAGTCCATGCTTATTGCCAACGTTTTGTTTAGAATGGGAGGAGCGGCTGTTTTGCTGTCTAACAGGAAGCAAGACAAGCAGAAGGCCAAGTACAAACTCCAAAACCTTGTTCGAACACACATGGGCTCCAATGACAAGGCATACCATTCTGTTTTCCAAAAACCTGATGATGCTGGACATGTCGGGGTGTCTTTGTCACGGGGGCTTCTGCACGTGGCGGCCAATGCATTACGGACAAATATATTGGAGCTAGGGCCTCAGGTGTTGCCATACTCGGAGCAGCTCCGGTATGGTTGGTCAGTGATTAGGCAAAAAATATGGGGGCGGAAGAAAGTTTACGTGCCGAACTTCAAAAGGGCTTTCGAGCATTTTTGTATACATGCTGGTGGAAAGGCAGTGATTGATGGCATAGAGGAGAATCTGAGGTTGGGAAAGGAAGATGGAGAAGCATCAAGAATGACATTGTATAGGTTTGGGAATACTTCATCTTCTTCACTTTGGTATGAGCTCTGCTATCTGGAGGCGAAAGGAAGGGTGAAGAAGGGAGATCGGGTTTGGCAAATTGCCTTCGGAAGCGGCTTCAAGTGCAATAGTGCAGTTTGGAAATGCATTTCAGATCTTGATCCCACAGTAAGAAATCCATGGTCGGACATAATCCATTTGTATCCAGTTCAGATTCCAGAAGTGTTTGATCGTTGA
- the LOC132167359 gene encoding probable 3-hydroxyisobutyrate dehydrogenase-like 3, mitochondrial, which produces MGTPYPTPIAPSQTRVGWIGIGVMGAAMASRLLSAGYSLTIYARTPSKSLSLQSQGALLVSSPRDVAQCSDVVFTMLGHPQDVRQIVLGSDGFLSGLNPNSVMIDTTSSHPALAREMFAAARERACWAVDAPVSGGDIGARDGKLAIFAGGDGGVVNWLTPLFEILGRVTYVGEAGRGQSSKIANQIMVGANLLGLSEGLVFAERVGLDVRQFVAAVRGGAAGSMVMELFGERMIGRDFRPGGFAEYLLKDLGMGVDVVEEGEDERVVVLPGVALCKQLFSGMVANGDAKLGTQGLITVIERINGN; this is translated from the coding sequence ATGGGAACCCCTTATCCAACCCCCATCGCTCCCTCCCAAACCCGTGTTGGATGGATCGGCATAGGCGTAATGGGGGCCGCCATGGCCTCTCGCCTCCTCTCCGCCGGCTACTCCCTCACAATCTACGCCCGCACACCTTCCAAATCTCTGTCTCTACAATCCCAAGGCGCCCTCCTCGTCTCTTCTCCGCGCGACGTCGCTCAATGCAGCGACGTCGTCTTCACCATGCTGGGACACCCACAAGATGTTCGACAAATTGTCCTTGGTTCAGATGGTTTTCTCTCTGGCCTAAACCCCAACTCCGTCATGATCGACACCACCAGCAGCCACCCAGCGCTCGCGCGAGAGATGTTCGCGGCTGCGCGCGAGAGAGCTTGCTGGGCTGTCGACGCGCCGGTGTCCGGGGGTGACATTGGGGCTAGAGATGGGAAATTAGCTATATTTGCCGGTGGTGATGGTGGAGTTGTGAATTGGTTGACACCATTGTTTGAGATTTTGGGGAGGGTTACGTATGTGGGTGAAGCGGGGCGCGGCCAGAGTAGCAAAATAGCGAACCAGATAATGGTGGGAGCAAACTTGTTGGGGCTGAGTGAAGGGTTGGTGTTTGCAGAGCGGGTGGGTTTGGATGTTAGGCAGTTTGTGGCGGCGGTGAGGGGCGGGGCGGCGGGATCGATGGTGATGGAGTTGTTTGGGGAGAGGATGATAGGGAGGGACTTTAGGCCGGGCGGGTTCGCCGAGTATTTGTTGAAGGACTTGGGGATGGGAGTGGACGTTGTGGAGGAAGGCGAGGATGAGAGGGTGGTGGTGTTGCCTGGGGTTGCATTGTGTAAGCAGTTGTTTTCTGGGATGGTGGCTAATGGAGATGCGAAGCTTGGCACTCAGGGTTTAATCACTGTTATAGAGAGGATCAATGGCAATTGA